One segment of Clostridium botulinum DNA contains the following:
- the ssnA gene encoding putative aminohydrolase SsnA, which translates to MLLIGNGRVITQDSKNSYIEDGCIAVKNNIILEVGNTDELKTKYKDYEFIDAEKKVIMPGLINTHHHIYSAFARGLTLNNPPAKSLVDILENVWWKIDKKLTLEDVKYSAYTTLIECVKEGVTTVFDHHASPMSANRSLFTIADAATHLGIRGVYAYEVSDRDGEKILNEGIEENVNFIKASNERDDDMVKGMFGMHASFTLSDDSLKKCVDSLEGLNVGYHIHAAEGIDDLNHCLKNNSKRVIERLNDFGILGEKTICAHCIHINKREIDILKETNTNVVNNPESNMGNAVGCAPVMEMMKNEVVVGLGTDGYTSDMFESMKVENIIHKHNLNNSNVGFIETNKMLFENNRNIAAKYFKKPLGILKEGAYADLIIVDYNPLTPMNAANLNGHIMFGMSGRSVDTTIINGKIIMKNRKIMTVDEDNIFKKSRKISEEFWSNFN; encoded by the coding sequence ATGCTGTTAATTGGAAATGGAAGAGTGATAACTCAAGATAGTAAAAATTCCTATATAGAAGATGGTTGTATTGCAGTAAAGAACAATATTATACTAGAAGTTGGTAATACAGATGAGCTAAAAACAAAATATAAAGATTATGAGTTTATAGATGCAGAGAAAAAAGTTATAATGCCTGGATTAATAAATACTCATCATCATATATATAGCGCATTTGCAAGGGGACTAACATTAAATAATCCTCCAGCAAAGAGTCTTGTTGATATTCTTGAAAATGTTTGGTGGAAAATAGATAAGAAATTAACATTAGAAGATGTTAAATATAGTGCTTATACAACTTTAATTGAGTGTGTTAAAGAGGGTGTTACAACTGTATTTGATCATCATGCTAGTCCTATGTCAGCAAATAGAAGTTTATTTACTATAGCAGATGCAGCTACTCATTTAGGTATTAGAGGGGTTTATGCTTATGAAGTTTCCGATAGAGATGGAGAGAAAATTCTAAATGAAGGTATAGAAGAAAACGTTAACTTTATTAAGGCATCAAATGAAAGAGATGATGATATGGTAAAAGGCATGTTTGGAATGCACGCCTCATTTACTCTTAGTGATGATAGTTTAAAAAAATGTGTTGATAGTTTGGAGGGCCTTAATGTAGGATATCATATTCATGCAGCAGAAGGAATCGATGATTTAAATCATTGTTTAAAAAATAACAGCAAGAGAGTAATAGAGAGATTAAATGATTTTGGAATATTAGGAGAAAAAACAATATGTGCTCATTGTATTCACATAAATAAAAGAGAAATTGATATCTTAAAAGAAACTAATACTAATGTAGTTAATAATCCAGAATCTAATATGGGAAATGCTGTTGGTTGTGCCCCGGTAATGGAAATGATGAAAAATGAAGTGGTAGTTGGTCTTGGTACTGATGGATATACATCAGACATGTTTGAATCAATGAAAGTTGAAAATATAATTCATAAACACAATTTAAACAATTCTAATGTAGGGTTTATAGAAACTAATAAAATGTTATTTGAAAACAATAGAAATATAGCAGCTAAGTATTTTAAAAAACCACTTGGAATATTAAAAGAAGGAGCATATGCTGATTTAATAATTGTTGATTATAATCCATTGACACCTATGAATGCAGCGAATTTAAATGGTCATATAATGTTTGGAATGAGTGGAAGAAGTGTAGATACAACAATAATTAATGGAAAAATTATAATGAAGAATAGAAAAATTATGACGGTAGATGAAGATAATATATTTAAAAAATCAAGAAAAATTTCTGAAGAGTTTTGGAGCAATTTTAATTAA
- the arcC gene encoding carbamate kinase has protein sequence MKKKIVIALGGNALGNTLKEQMTAIKTTAKAIVDLIEDGNEVVISHGNGPQVGMINVAMSELHKLDPKYSICPMSVCVAMSQGYIGYDLQNQIKEELLNRNISKNVSTVITQVEVDSKDEAFKNPTKPIGSFMTKEEAEVAIKNGENVIEDSGRGYRRVVASPKPVSIVEIGTIKSLIKDGQVVIACGGGGIPVIKEGNHLKGVGAVIDKDFASCTLAKDLDADCLIILTAVEKVAINFGKENEQWLADVKVNDMKKYLEEGHFAPGSMKPKVEAGIEFASSKEGRYSLITLLEKAKDGITGKTGTRIKY, from the coding sequence ATGAAAAAGAAAATTGTGATTGCATTAGGTGGAAATGCGTTAGGTAATACTTTAAAAGAACAGATGACTGCCATAAAAACTACTGCCAAAGCAATAGTTGATTTAATTGAAGATGGAAATGAAGTTGTTATTTCTCATGGAAATGGTCCTCAAGTTGGGATGATAAATGTAGCTATGAGTGAACTTCATAAATTAGATCCAAAGTACTCTATTTGTCCGATGTCAGTTTGTGTGGCTATGAGCCAAGGATATATAGGATATGATTTACAAAACCAAATTAAAGAAGAGTTATTGAACAGAAATATAAGTAAAAATGTATCTACTGTTATTACGCAAGTTGAAGTAGATTCAAAAGATGAGGCTTTTAAAAATCCAACTAAGCCAATAGGAAGTTTTATGACAAAAGAAGAGGCTGAAGTTGCTATTAAAAATGGAGAAAATGTAATAGAGGATTCTGGTAGAGGTTATAGAAGAGTAGTAGCATCACCAAAACCAGTTAGTATTGTAGAGATAGGTACAATAAAGAGCTTAATTAAAGATGGTCAAGTTGTAATTGCTTGTGGTGGAGGTGGAATTCCTGTTATAAAAGAAGGAAACCACTTAAAGGGTGTAGGAGCTGTAATTGACAAAGATTTTGCAAGTTGTACACTTGCTAAGGATCTTGATGCAGATTGCTTAATTATTTTAACTGCAGTTGAAAAGGTTGCTATAAATTTTGGTAAAGAAAATGAACAGTGGCTAGCTGACGTTAAAGTAAATGATATGAAAAAATATTTAGAAGAAGGACATTTTGCACCAGGTTCAATGAAACCAAAAGTAGAAGCTGGAATAGAGTTTGCTTCATCAAAAGAAGGTAGATATTCATTGATTACTCTTCTTGAAAAAGCAAAAGATGGTATAACTGGAAAGACTGGTACTAGAATAAAATATTAG
- a CDS encoding YgeY family selenium metabolism-linked hydrolase produces MDFKNIKVKANAYEADMTKFLRDLIAIPGESANEELVIKRIAQEMKKLGFNKVEIDNMGNVLGYMGTGETLIAYDAHIDTVGIGEISNWTFDPYKGYETEEEIGGRGASDQLGGIVSATYGAKIMKDLDLLSDKYTVLVTGTVQEEDCDGLCWQYIHNEDKIKPEFVVITEPTNGNIYRGQRGRMEIRVEVKGISCHGSAPERGDNAIYKMADILQEVRVLNDNLHYDEFLGKGTVTVSEIFYNSPSRCAVADMCAISLDRRLTDGETFESALEEVRNLPFAKKYNAKVTMYKYERPSWTNLVYPTDCYFPTWVIPEDAPATKSMVEAYEGMYGQPLVDKWTFSTNGVSIMGRYGIPCIGFGPGKEEEAHAPNEKTWKADLVKCAAVYAAVPTIYCKNK; encoded by the coding sequence ATGGATTTTAAAAACATTAAGGTAAAAGCAAATGCTTATGAAGCAGATATGACAAAATTTTTAAGGGATTTAATTGCTATCCCAGGAGAAAGTGCTAATGAGGAACTAGTAATAAAAAGAATAGCACAAGAAATGAAAAAACTTGGATTTAATAAAGTCGAAATTGATAATATGGGAAATGTTTTAGGATATATGGGAACTGGTGAAACTTTAATTGCCTATGATGCTCATATAGATACTGTTGGAATAGGTGAGATAAGCAACTGGACATTTGATCCTTATAAAGGATATGAGACTGAAGAAGAAATAGGTGGTCGTGGAGCATCAGATCAATTAGGTGGAATAGTATCAGCTACTTATGGAGCAAAGATAATGAAGGATTTAGACCTTTTATCTGATAAGTATACTGTATTAGTAACTGGTACAGTTCAAGAGGAAGATTGCGATGGATTATGTTGGCAATACATTCATAATGAAGATAAGATAAAACCAGAATTTGTTGTAATAACTGAGCCAACTAATGGAAATATATATAGAGGTCAACGTGGCCGTATGGAAATAAGAGTTGAGGTTAAGGGTATATCTTGTCATGGTTCTGCTCCAGAACGTGGAGATAATGCAATTTATAAAATGGCAGATATATTACAAGAAGTTAGAGTGCTAAATGATAATTTACATTATGATGAATTCTTGGGTAAAGGAACTGTAACCGTTTCAGAAATATTCTATAATTCACCATCTCGTTGTGCAGTAGCAGACATGTGTGCAATTTCTTTAGATCGTAGATTAACTGATGGTGAAACTTTTGAATCAGCATTAGAAGAAGTTAGAAATCTTCCGTTTGCTAAAAAATACAATGCAAAAGTAACTATGTATAAATATGAAAGACCAAGCTGGACAAACCTTGTATATCCAACAGATTGCTATTTCCCAACTTGGGTAATACCAGAAGATGCACCAGCAACTAAATCAATGGTTGAAGCTTATGAAGGAATGTATGGACAACCATTAGTTGATAAATGGACATTCTCAACTAACGGAGTATCAATAATGGGCAGATATGGAATACCATGTATAGGATTTGGACCAGGAAAAGAAGAAGAAGCACATGCTCCAAATGAAAAGACTTGGAAGGCTGACTTAGTAAAATGTGCTGCTGTATATGCTGCTGTGCCAACAATTTATTGTAAAAATAAATAA
- the ygeW gene encoding knotted carbamoyltransferase YgeW, with the protein MSIMDKYIDKLNKLNFEDMHENDFMLTWDKSNDELEAVFTVAEALRNLRENNISPKIFDSGLGISLFRDNSTRTRFSFASACNLLGLEVQDLDEGKSQVAHGETVKETANMISFMADVIGIRDDMFIGKGHTYMQNVSEYVKEGNENGTLEQRPTLVNLQCDIDHPTQAMADTLHLINELGGVENLKGKKVAMTWAYSPSYGKPLSVPQGIIGLLTRFGMDVVLAHPEGYEVMSEVEEVAKKNAKESGGSFTKTNSMEEAFKDADIVYPKSWAPYVAMEKRTDLYAKGDQAGIDELEKELLKQNAEHVDWQCTEELMKLTKDGKAIYMHCLPADITGVSCEVGEVDASVFDRYRKSLYKEASFKPYIIAAMIFLSKVKNPQETLAKLVEKDKPRHFE; encoded by the coding sequence ATGAGTATAATGGATAAATATATTGACAAATTAAATAAATTAAATTTTGAGGATATGCATGAAAATGACTTTATGCTAACTTGGGACAAGTCTAATGATGAGCTTGAAGCTGTTTTTACAGTAGCAGAAGCTTTAAGAAATTTAAGGGAAAATAACATATCTCCAAAGATATTTGATAGTGGACTTGGAATTTCATTATTTAGAGATAATTCAACAAGAACAAGATTTAGTTTTGCATCTGCATGTAATCTTTTAGGTCTTGAAGTACAAGATTTAGATGAAGGAAAATCACAAGTAGCTCATGGAGAAACAGTAAAAGAAACTGCTAATATGATTTCATTTATGGCTGATGTTATTGGTATCCGTGATGATATGTTTATAGGAAAAGGTCATACTTATATGCAAAATGTTTCAGAATATGTTAAAGAAGGTAATGAAAATGGAACATTAGAACAAAGACCAACACTTGTTAACTTACAATGTGATATAGATCATCCAACACAAGCAATGGCAGATACACTTCATTTAATAAATGAACTTGGTGGTGTTGAAAACTTAAAAGGTAAAAAAGTTGCTATGACTTGGGCTTATTCACCATCATATGGTAAACCACTTTCAGTTCCACAAGGTATTATTGGATTATTAACTAGATTTGGAATGGATGTAGTATTAGCTCACCCAGAAGGTTATGAAGTTATGAGTGAAGTTGAAGAAGTTGCAAAGAAAAATGCAAAAGAATCAGGTGGATCATTTACAAAGACAAATTCTATGGAAGAAGCATTTAAAGATGCTGATATAGTATATCCAAAGAGTTGGGCTCCTTATGTTGCAATGGAAAAAAGAACAGATTTATATGCAAAAGGAGATCAAGCTGGTATTGATGAACTAGAAAAAGAATTATTAAAACAAAATGCAGAACATGTTGATTGGCAATGTACTGAGGAATTAATGAAGCTTACTAAAGATGGTAAAGCTATATATATGCATTGTTTACCAGCAGATATCACAGGGGTAAGCTGTGAAGTTGGTGAAGTTGATGCTAGTGTATTCGATAGATATAGAAAATCTCTATATAAAGAAGCAAGCTTTAAGCCATATATTATAGCTGCTATGATTTTCTTAAGTAAAGTTAAAAACCCTCAAGAAACTTTAGCTAAATTAGTTGAAAAAGATAAACCACGTCATTTTGAATAA
- the dpaL gene encoding diaminopropionate ammonia-lyase yields the protein MENIVWKKNELPKTNNENLLGFLNKEEITKARDFHKSFPQYKETPLVNLENLSKDIGLGGIYIKDESYRFGLNAFKVLGGSFAMAKYMAQKLNKDISELPYEKLISPELREELGEVTFVTATDGNHGRGVAWTANKLKQKSVVYMPKGSSKTRLENIRKEGAEASITDMNYDDAVRLAAKYADENNGVVIQDTAWDGYEEIPAWIMQGYGTMGLEALNQLNQYGVERPTHIFIQAGVGSLAGAIQGFFASVFKGNCPKTVIVESNLADCLYKSAKANDGNLIAVGGEMQTIMAGLACGEANTIGWKVLKEYSDTFVSSPDYVAANGMRILGNPLRGDNKVISGESGAVTSGLLYEIMKNDKYKDLKESLELNENSKVLLFSTEGDTDPDKYKEIVWRGQYNK from the coding sequence ATGGAAAATATAGTGTGGAAAAAAAATGAACTACCTAAAACTAATAATGAAAATTTACTAGGTTTCTTAAATAAAGAGGAAATAACTAAGGCTAGAGATTTTCATAAAAGTTTTCCTCAATATAAGGAAACACCATTAGTTAATTTAGAAAATTTAAGTAAGGATATTGGATTAGGTGGTATTTATATAAAGGATGAGTCATATAGATTTGGCTTAAATGCATTTAAAGTTCTAGGTGGATCTTTTGCTATGGCAAAATATATGGCACAAAAATTAAATAAAGATATATCTGAACTTCCATATGAAAAGTTAATTTCACCAGAGTTAAGAGAAGAACTTGGAGAAGTTACATTTGTAACAGCTACAGATGGAAATCATGGAAGAGGAGTTGCTTGGACTGCAAATAAACTAAAACAAAAATCAGTAGTTTATATGCCTAAAGGATCATCAAAAACAAGATTAGAAAATATAAGAAAAGAAGGAGCAGAAGCTTCTATAACTGATATGAATTATGATGATGCAGTAAGACTTGCAGCTAAATATGCAGATGAAAATAATGGAGTAGTTATACAAGATACTGCATGGGATGGCTACGAGGAGATTCCAGCTTGGATAATGCAAGGATATGGAACTATGGGACTTGAAGCATTAAATCAATTAAATCAATATGGAGTTGAAAGACCAACACATATATTTATACAAGCCGGTGTAGGCTCTTTAGCAGGTGCAATACAAGGATTCTTTGCTTCTGTATTTAAGGGGAATTGCCCTAAAACAGTAATAGTAGAATCAAATTTAGCAGATTGCTTGTATAAATCAGCAAAGGCTAATGATGGAAACTTAATAGCTGTAGGTGGAGAAATGCAAACAATAATGGCTGGATTAGCTTGTGGAGAGGCAAATACTATTGGTTGGAAAGTTTTAAAAGAGTACTCTGACACATTTGTTTCATCACCAGATTATGTTGCAGCAAATGGTATGAGAATACTTGGAAATCCATTAAGAGGAGATAACAAGGTTATTTCAGGTGAATCAGGTGCTGTTACTTCAGGATTACTTTATGAAATAATGAAAAATGATAAATATAAAGATTTAAAAGAATCATTAGAATTAAATGAAAACTCAAAAGTACTATTATTTAGTACAGAAGGAGACACAGATCCAGATAAGTATAAAGAGATAGTTTGGAGAGGCCAATATAATAAATAA